Sequence from the Verrucomicrobiia bacterium genome:
AACTGCGATGAACGCTCTTTCCCACTAGAAGCAAACGCCATGGTTGCTGCACTAAACCTACAGGCTACACTTTCTGGGTGGGAAGTACTCATCAAGTAAGACCCTTAGCCTCTCAAAACCGGACAGAAATGTCCGGTTTTTTCATACCCAAAATTGCTCTTCCCTACCTGGCCTCACCTCGCTTTTCTTGATACGGTGTCACTATATGCGCGCCCCATTTTTCGACAAAATTGCCACTAACATCTCCCAAGATATTGGAATAGACCTGGGAACGGCCTACTCCATCGTATACGTCAAGGGTCGAGGTGTTGTGATCACCGAACCGTCCGTCGTGGCGGTAAACAAGAAGACCAAACAGGTCCTGGCTATTGGTGAAGAAGCTCGCAAAATGGTTGGCCGCACCCCTGCCCACATCGTGGCTATCCGCCCATTGGTAGACGGTGTCATCTCCGACTTTGAAGTTACGGAAGCCATGTTGCGCTACTTCATTGAAAAGGTGCACAAGACCCGTTTCGCCCTGGTTCCCCGCCCCCGCGTAGTAGTGGGTATTCCTTATGGCGTAACAGAGGTAGAGCGCCGTGCCGTAGAAGAAGCCGCCCTGAACGCCGGTGCACGCCAAGTATTCCTCATTGAGGAACCGATGGCCGCCGCCATTGGCGCCCTCCTTCCCGTGCAAGAAGCCACGGGCTGCATGGTGGTGGATATTGGCGGTGGAACTACAGAGGTGGCAGTCATTTCCCTGGGTGGCATCGTCACTTCACGCTCCCTCCGTATTGCGGGAGACGAATTAAATGAGGACATCATCACCTTTGCCCGTGAGCAGTACAACCTGCTTCTTGGGGAGCGTACGGCTGAAGAAGTGAAGATCGCCATTGGCTCTGCCTACCCCCTTGGCGACCACCTCACCTTCCCTATGCGTGGCCGTGACCTGGTAACCGGCATGCCAAAGGAAATTGTGGTGGGCGATGAGGAAATTAGGAAGGCCATTCAGAAGTCTGTCGCCGCCATTGTGGACGCAGTAAAACTGA
This genomic interval carries:
- a CDS encoding rod shape-determining protein; this encodes MRAPFFDKIATNISQDIGIDLGTAYSIVYVKGRGVVITEPSVVAVNKKTKQVLAIGEEARKMVGRTPAHIVAIRPLVDGVISDFEVTEAMLRYFIEKVHKTRFALVPRPRVVVGIPYGVTEVERRAVEEAALNAGARQVFLIEEPMAAAIGALLPVQEATGCMVVDIGGGTTEVAVISLGGIVTSRSLRIAGDELNEDIITFAREQYNLLLGERTAEEVKIAIGSAYPLGDHLTFPMRGRDLVTGMPKEIVVGDEEIRKAIQKSVAAIVDAVKLTVEETPPELLADIMDRGIVLAGGGANLRGLNRLLQDATNMPVFIAEDPQTCVARGTGMVLENLDHLQEVLLPTVYR